The genomic window CGCATCATTGCCGCCGAACAGTCTCTTGCGATGATTCAGACGGTGGAAGCCGGCCAGGTCTGGCAGCCGGAAAGCTGGCTTTGGATCAAGAACATCTTCCAGCCCGATTCCTTCATTGATATCAGCTACTATGCGGGGCATCTGGGCGATCTCCTGCGGGGTGCGGTCAGCTATGTGCCCCAGGCCGTGGTGCCCGATTCGGTCACCCAGCTGGGCATCTTTGTCAGCTCCCACAGCGCCATGCTCACCCAAAGCGCCATTGACGCGGCGGCAGCCAACTACAGCACGGTGATGGGTTCCACCATCGCCCAGTACGCCGGACAGGTGAACGGTTATTTGATTCTGCCCGCGCTCGCACTGGTTTCCCAGATCTTCAGCATGAAGTTCATGATGGCCAACCAGCCCGCCGGCAATGAATCGATGGCAAAGCAGAACAAGATCATGCAGTATGTAATGATGGTCTTTTTCGTATGGTTCTGCGCAACGACCAATGCGGCTTTTGCTTTGTACTACACGATCAGCAATGTTTGGACCATGGTGCAGTACATCATCATGGACGTGATCGATAAGAGAAAGAAGGCCAAAGCTGCCGAGGAAGGAGTTCAACAGGCATGAAGTCCGTGGAAAAATCGGCGAAGAATGTGGAAGAGGCCGTGGATGCCGCCCTGTTTGAGCTGGCCCTCACCCGCGACGATGTGGAAATCGAGGTGCTGGAGGAGGGTTCCAAGGGCATCTTCGGGTTTGGTTCCAAGAATGCCCGAGTGAAGGTGACGGAAAAAGATACCTTTGAGAGCCGGGCCATTCACTTTTTGGAAAAGGTGTGCTCCTATCTCGATGTGACGCCTTCCTTCCATTGTCATCGGGAGGATAACATTTTAAAGATCCAGATGGAAGGCCCGGGCATGGGCGCCGTGATCGGCCACCGGGGCGAGACGCTGGATGCCCTTCAGTATCTGACCACCCTGGCCGCCCGGAGGGACGGCTTCCAGGACGAGAAGCTGATGCTGGATGCGGAGAATTACCGTGCCAAGCGGGAGGAGAGCCTGGTCAAGCTGGCCAACAAGATGGCTGCGAAGTGTGAACGGACGGGAAGAAGGGTAGCGCTGGAACCCATGAATCCCTACGAACGCAGAATTCTTCATTTCGCCCTTCAGGATCATCCAACGGTAACCACCATGAGCGAAGGCGTGGAGCCTCGCCGCCGGGTGATCATTCTTCCCAAATCCTAAAAGAAAAGGCCCCCCTGCCGGGGGCCTTTTTTTAATCCTCGTAAACCTTGGCGGAGAGATAGCGTTCGCCGGTATCCGGCAGGATGACGGCAAAGGTTTTGTCCGCGTATTCTGGAAGCCGGGCCAAAGCATAGGCTGTGGCCAGTGCGGCGCCAGAGGAAATGCCGCAGAGCAGGCCCTCCGTTCGGGCAAGAAGCTTGGCGTAGCGATAGGCGTCCTCGCCGGACACGGGTTTGATCACGTCGATGAGAGTGGTATCCAGTGTTTTGGGCACGAAGCCCGCACCGATACCCTGAATCTTATGGGGGCCCGGCTTTTCACCGGAAAGGACGGCGGACCCCTCCGGTTCCACGGCGACAGCAATGAGCTTTGGATTCAGCTTTTTAAGGGCGCGGGCCGTGCCGCTGAAGGTGCCGCCGGTACCCACAGCGCTCACCAGAACGTCAATTTTGCCCTCCGTGTCCTCCCATAGCTCAACGGCCGTGGTTTCCTCATGAATTTTGGGGTTGGCGGGATTGTCAAATTGGGAGGGAATGAAGCTTTCAGGGGTGTTTTGTGCGATCTCTTTCGCCTTGGCAATGGCGCCCTTCATCCCTTCAGCGCCTGGCGTAAGCACCAGTTCCGCGCCAAAAGCGGCAAGGAGCATGCGCCGCTCCAGGCTCATGGTGTCCGGCATGGTTAAAATCATGCGGTAACCCTTTGCGGCGGCCAGCATGGCGAGCGCCACACCGGTGTTGCCTGAGGTGGGTTCCACCAAGGTGGCGCCGGGCCGCAGCATGCCCCGCGCCTCCGCGTCCGCCACCATGGCATAAGCGGTGCGGTCCTTAATGCTACCGGCGGGGTTAAAAAACTCCACCTTGCCCAGCATGTCCGCCTGGATACCCTCGGCTTGGCTCAAGCGGTCAAGGCGCATCAGCGGCGTTTTGCCGATCAGTTCCTCTACACCATGATAAATTGTCATAAAATATGCCTCCTTCGCTGAATGGGCCCAAATCTTGTTGTCACGGGCCCTGCGGTTGTGCTATGCTAGGAAAAAACTAGGGAGTGGTGGTCGTGCCAATCTATTTGACAGGCATGCCGGGCAGCGGGAAGACGGTGCTGGGTCGGGCGCTGGCGGACCGCCTGGGCCGCGTCTTTATCGATTTGGATGAGGAGATCGAGAAAACATCGGGACGTTCCATCCCCAAGATCTTTGAAGAGGATGGCGAGGATGGCTTCAGGGCGCTGGAAACGGAGGCGCTCCGCGGCGCCAGCGAGCGCACCGGCGCCGTCGTCTCCACCGGCGGCGGCATCGTGCTTCGGGAGGAGAACTGGCGGATCATGGACGACACGGGACTTGTCCTTTTTATCGACCGCCCGCCGGAACGCATTGCAAAGGATGTGAATCCCGGGCACCGGCCCCTGCTTCAGGGGGATCGGAATAAAATATTTGATCTATACCGGGCCAGGGAGACCCTCTATCGCGGCCGTTGCCACATTGTCATTCCAAATGCAGGGGACGCGCAAGTGGCGCTGGAGACCTTGGTATCAGTGGCTTTGGAACACCCCATGCGCCTTTAGGGCGTTGCCTGCCACCAGGAAGGCATCCTTCGGTGCGGCGAGCCCTGTCATGAATTCGAAGGCGTAGATAGCCTGGTTGATCAGCATGGGCAGACCATCCAAGGTGGTGAGTTCCAATTCCTGGGCCGCTGCCAGCAGGCTGGTGGGCCGGGGGTGATAGATGAGGTCAGCCACCAGGGCGTCGGGATTCAAGGCCTCCAAAAAGGCGAAGGAAGGAAAATCCGCAAAGCCGGCCATGCCGAGGGCCGTGGTGTTGATAACGAGGTCCGCGTCCTCCGACCAGGACTCCATCTCATCGATGTCCAAGGGGCCGTAGGCTGTGTCCACGTCCCAGCGGCCATAGATGAAATCAGCCAGGTCCCGTGCCTTGGAGACCGTGCGGTTGAGCACGGTGATCGCTTCGGCGCCGCCCTCGGCCAGACGGTAAGCCAGGGCCTTGGTCACTCCGCCGGCGCCCAGGATAAGGATGTGGGCGCCGCTTACATCAAAACCCACCTGCTGCAGTGCAAGATGAAATCCCGGGCCGTCGGTGCTGGTGCCATAGAGCCTGCCTTTCTCCACGCGGACGGTGTTCACGCTCTCGCAGACGGCGGCTTCTCCTTCCACGTCCTCCAAAAAGGGCAGAATATCCTTCTTGTGGGGCATGGTAATATTAAAACCGCCCCAGCCCAGCCCGGGCAGATGCTGGATAAAGGCCGGAAGGCTCCCCTTTTCCACCCTCTCCCGGCCATAGGTGAAGGGGAGCGCCATGGCCTGGTACAAGGCCTCATGAATGACGGGTGAAAGGCTGTGGGCGATGGGATCGCCAATGACGCCAAAGGATCTTGGCTGCATACGAAAAACCTCCTCAAGAATAAGAAAGGATGATTGCGATGAAAATCTTGGTGATGAACGGCCCCAACCTGAACCTCCTCGGGGTTCGGGAACCGGCCATCTACGGGGTGAAAACCCTGCCCGATATTGAAGCCATGCTGCGCCGGCGTGCCAAAGAGCTGGGCACTCAGATCGACTTTTTTCAGTCCAACCACGAAGGCGAACTGGTGGAACGGCTCCATCGGGCCATGCTGGAGGATGTGGACGGCGTGGTGTTCAACGCCGCGGCCTACACCCACACGTCCGTGGCGCTGCTGGATGCCATCAAGGCCACAAAACTCAAGGTGGTGGAGGTTCACCTCTCCAACGTCCATGCCCGGGAGGAGTTCCGTCACCGGTCCCTGATCGCGCCCGCCTGCGTGGGCCAGATTGCCGGCTTTGGGCCGCTCAGCTATCTTTTGGCCCTGGAGGCCCTGGTGAGTCCGAGCTTCATGAACAGCCAGGGTGCGCCGGCGCAGCCCCAAAGCCCCAGCAAAAAGTAGTGCAGGGTGCTAAAGAAAGCGCCGCCCGGGAACAGCGCCCTGAGACCAAGCTGCAGCGCCAGCAGTACGGCGATGCCCAGAACCATTTTCAGCACCTGCTGCCAAATCGGCGCCTGACTTTGAAAGCCGATGGCCGGCATTAGGACGTAGCCCATAAGCAGACCGGACAATAGCCCCGAGGATTTGGCCAGATTGCCGTCCCCGAGGCATCCCAAAACGAATAGAGGAATCACCGCGATGAAAAGCAGTTTCTCGCGGTGATTTTTTTCGAGCCAATCCAGCAGTGCGCCGCAAAGAGGCACCACACCAAAACCGATGGCCAGGCCGGCAATCACATCCCAAAGGGTGTGGGCGCCAAGATAAATGCGGGACAGACCCACCAATAGGGCCAGCATCACCATCAAAAGAGTGAACCATCCGCGTTTTGCCCACCCGGCCAATCCGCCCGCAAAGGACGCCGCCTGAGTGCTGTGGCCGCTGGGGAAGGAGTAACCGGTAGCCGTGCTGGTGTGCAGGGTGCGGAGGGCATCCCCGTAACGCTCCCAGGGACGGGGAATGCGGAAAATCAGCTTGAGTCCGGAGGTCACGAAGGCGCCCGCGGCAAAGGTGAGCGCAATGCGCATGCCTCCCCGATGATCGATGCACCAAAGAAGCAGGGCCAGTATAAAAAGCGCCGGTCCATCCTCTGCCAGCCGGGTTACAGCCTCAAAAAAAGCGTCCCAAAAGGGGCTGGCAATGCTCTGTACGGCCGCGATGACTTCCATAGAACCTCCTTAAAACTAAGACTGAGCGCTGAACTCCCGGCAGTGAGCGTGCCAGTCAAAATCTTTGAGTTCCAGCATCATCTCCTGATGGGGGGCGCCTTCCTCAAGGAAAGTCCCGCCTACCTTTTTGAACCCCAGTTTTTCGTAAAAGCCCATCGCAAGCAGCTGGGCATGAAGATAAAGCTTCGTGACGCCCATCTGCTCCGCCCGGAACAGGATCATGCGCATCACAAGATCGCCGAAGCCCTGGCCCCGGTAGGCCTTTTTTACCGCCACCCGGCCCACATAGAACCGGTCGCCCTTGAAGATGAGCCGGCCGGTGGCCACGCACTGCCCGTCCTCGTATACCAGGGCGTGCAGCGCCATGTCGTCATATTCGTCCAGCTCCACCTCCCGGGCGAAGCCCTGTTCCTCCACAAATACCTCCATCCGAAGGTCCAGCGCGTCTTGGGCGTCAGCCCTGCCCGCGCTCCATTTTCCTTGAAACATTTTCAACCCTCCCGTCCCTTTATCATACGGCATATGGACGGTTTTGAAAAGGAAATTTCCTCCATGGAAGGGTTTCTTCCAGGGAGTGTTGAATAATGGTGGGAAGGAGCAAAGGGGGTTGACGTATGAGCCGTTTTACCGATCTTTTGGGACTTCGGAAGGACTGTGAGGTGATCGAGCTTTCGGCCTGCAGCGACGGCTTCCACCAGGTGGGCCGCCAGGGCGTGGAAATGGTCGTCACCCAGCCCGACCGAAAGGTGGAATATATCGTCTATTCGGATCGAGTGCTGGCCTATGTGAAATCCGCCTCCGGCTATCCGGCCTACTACCCGGTGGAGGAGACCCATCTGGAGCGGCCGGTGAAGGCGGTTTTGATGGATCTGGACGGCACCACCGTGAAGAGCGAATCCTTCTGGATGTGGATTATTGAGATGACCTGTCAAAGCCTCATGGGGGATTCCAAATTCTCTTTGGAGGAGAGCGATATTCCCCACGTTTCCGGCCACAGCGTCACCGAGCACCTTCTTTATTGCATCAATAAATATTGCCCGGGAAAACCCATTGCCGAGGCCCGGAATTTCTATTTTGAGCATACGCACCGGGAGATGAACGCGATTCTGGAAGGCCGGGGCAGGGCTGGCGCCTTTACGCCGGCGGAAGGGATCAAGGATTTTTTGATGGAGCTGAAAGGACGGGGTGTCAGGCTTGGGCTTGTGACCTCCGGGCTGTACGAGAAAGCCTACCCTGAGATCCTGTCGGCCTTTGAAACCCTGGGTATGGGAAAACCCGAGGACTTCTACGACTGTATCATTTCGGCCGGCTACCCGCTGCAAAAGGGGAGCTGCGGCACGCTGGGCGAGCTTTCGCCCAAGCCTCATCCCTGGCTGTATGCGGAGACGGGCGCGGTGGGCCTTGGCATGGAGCGAAGGGACCGCCACCATGTGGTGGGCATTGAGGACAGCGCCGCCGGCGTTCACGCGATCAAGCTTGCCGGCTATGTGACGGTGGGCATCGGCGGGGGCAACATCCAAAAGAGCGGAACGGTGGGACTTTGCGACGCGTACTGCCAGAATTTTTCTGAAATTCTCAATCTGTTGTTTGAAGCATAGGGGGTGGAATGATGGCTTTTCCAAAAAACTTTGACTGGGGCATCGCCTCCAGCGCGTATCAGACGGAGGGCGGTTACAATGAGGACGGCAAGGGGCCCAGCATCTGGGACGTGTTCTCCAACCAGCCGGGCCGAATCAACGGCGGCGGCAATGGCAACATATGCTGTGATCACTACCACCGTTTTCGGGAGGATGTGGCCCTTTTGAAGGAACTGGGCGTGGACAGCTATCGCCTGTCCGTATCCTGGTCCCGGGTCTTTCCCGAGGGTGCGGGGAAGGTCAATCCCGAGGGCCTTCAGTTTTACAGCGATCTCGTCGATGAAATTTTGGCGGCGGGCATCTCGCCCATCGTCAATCTTCATCATTATGATATCCCCCAGGCGCTCTACGAGAAGGGCGGCTGGGAGAACCGGGAGACGGTGGACCACTTTGTCCGCTATGCAGCGACCCTGTTCGATCTGTTCGAGGGCCGGGTCAGCCGCTACATGACACTGAACGATGTCCGGGGCACCATGCTGGGCGGCTATGTGACCGGTGAGCGGGCGCCGGGCCGGAGAGGTGAACTGAAAGCTGCTGTACAGGGGTGGCATAATATCACCATGTCCAGCGCCAAAGTGATTGAGAACTTCCGCAAACGGCAGGTGCCCGGCGGCGAGATCGGCTGCGTCATGGGCGTGATGCCCATCTATCCGGATGAGGATACCCACGAATGCCGGAAACTGGCCAAGGCCATCAGCTATTTTTATAACGATGCTTTTTTGTCGCCGGTAATTGCGGGAAAATATCCCGATGGTCTGCTGGAGATTTTGGACGAGCGAGGCCTCATGCCGATGATGGCATCCGATGATCTGGAGGTGCTCGCCCGCAATCCCGCCGACTATGTGGGCGTGAGCTACTACACCTGCATGCGGGTGGCGCCCCGGGAAGGCGGCGATCCCGGGAACCCCATGAGCCTGTTTGAACGAAGGGGCCGGGACCCCCGGACCAAGAGCGGCTGGGAGATCTATCCCGATGGGCTTTACGATACGCTCATGCACATCAAGGACACCTACGGCAATCCCAAGGTGTATGTGAGTGAGAATGGGGCGGCCATGCCCGATGAGATCTGGAAAAACGGCATGATTGAGGACGACGACCGCATCGCCTATCTCAGGGACCACATCGCGGTCACGGAAAGAGCGCTCATGGACGGCGCGAACATCCTGGGGTTCCATGTGTGGTCGCTGATGGACAACTTTGAATGGCAGCAGGGCTTTACCAAAGGGTTTGGCCTGATCCATATTGACCGGGAAACGCTGAAGCGTTCGCCCAAGAAGAGCTTTTACTGGTACCGGGACTTGGTAGCAAATCGAGGTCTTTAAAAAGAGAAGGGAGTGTGGATGCCGTGATTGCGGCAGATAAAATCGAGAGGATCAATCTGTTGGCCCGAAAGAAGCGGACCATGGGACTTACCGAGCAAGAGCTGGAGGAACAGGCAAAGCTGCGCCAGGAATATCTGCAGGCCTTTCGGGCGGATTTTACGAAAATACTGGAAACGGTCAAAATTGAGGACGAGCAGGGAAAAATATTGCCGCTCAGACGGAAAAATGAGGCTTAAAACGATTGCCCGGTGGGACAATATAGGGTACAATGAGGACACTTAAAGGAAAGCGAGGTGCCACACGTGGACGAAGAACGTGATGTGGTAGTTTTTGAGGACGAAGACGGCAACGAACTGGAACTGGACGTGATCGATTATTTCAATTACAACGGCCAGGAATATGCGATTTTGATGGATTTCAGCGACCTGGATGAGTGCGGCTGCGATGCCTGCGGTCATGACCATGGCGAGGAATGCGGCTGCGATCACGTGGAGAAGGACGTATTCGTAATGAAGGTTGTTGTGGACGGCGACATGGAGGAGTTCATCCCGGTGGAGGACGAAACCATGAATGAGCTGGAGGAAATCGTCCAGCAGCGTCTGGACAGCTGGGTTGAGGAAGAGGACGAGTACGACGACGAGTAATACAAAAGCCGGCATCTGCCGGCTTTTGTCATAGAGGGGGATTTTCTATGAAGTGGTGGCCGGGGCTCGCGCTCATTGCGGTGGGCGTATTGTGGCTGCTCAACATCCTGGGTGTTTTAACGGCGGAAATCTGGATCTTTGTTTGGCCGGCGCTTATTATCTTCTTTGGTATCTACACCGTGTTTCGGGGCAGAAATCTGGGTTTTGGGCTCCTCGCGGCGGCGGGCGGCGTCTATTGGCTGCTCATTAACCTGGGGAGAGCTGTTTGGGACGGCCGGGTCATCCTGCCCGCCGTGCTGATTGCCGTGGGTATCCAGATCTTGGCAAGCCGGCTGGGCTGGAAGGACAGCTCGTCGGCCGAAGGCGACGCCGTCTTCA from Gehongia tenuis includes these protein-coding regions:
- the cysK gene encoding cysteine synthase A, which codes for MTIYHGVEELIGKTPLMRLDRLSQAEGIQADMLGKVEFFNPAGSIKDRTAYAMVADAEARGMLRPGATLVEPTSGNTGVALAMLAAAKGYRMILTMPDTMSLERRMLLAAFGAELVLTPGAEGMKGAIAKAKEIAQNTPESFIPSQFDNPANPKIHEETTAVELWEDTEGKIDVLVSAVGTGGTFSGTARALKKLNPKLIAVAVEPEGSAVLSGEKPGPHKIQGIGAGFVPKTLDTTLIDVIKPVSGEDAYRYAKLLARTEGLLCGISSGAALATAYALARLPEYADKTFAVILPDTGERYLSAKVYED
- a CDS encoding GH1 family beta-glucosidase translates to MAFPKNFDWGIASSAYQTEGGYNEDGKGPSIWDVFSNQPGRINGGGNGNICCDHYHRFREDVALLKELGVDSYRLSVSWSRVFPEGAGKVNPEGLQFYSDLVDEILAAGISPIVNLHHYDIPQALYEKGGWENRETVDHFVRYAATLFDLFEGRVSRYMTLNDVRGTMLGGYVTGERAPGRRGELKAAVQGWHNITMSSAKVIENFRKRQVPGGEIGCVMGVMPIYPDEDTHECRKLAKAISYFYNDAFLSPVIAGKYPDGLLEILDERGLMPMMASDDLEVLARNPADYVGVSYYTCMRVAPREGGDPGNPMSLFERRGRDPRTKSGWEIYPDGLYDTLMHIKDTYGNPKVYVSENGAAMPDEIWKNGMIEDDDRIAYLRDHIAVTERALMDGANILGFHVWSLMDNFEWQQGFTKGFGLIHIDRETLKRSPKKSFYWYRDLVANRGL
- the aroE gene encoding shikimate dehydrogenase, whose translation is MQPRSFGVIGDPIAHSLSPVIHEALYQAMALPFTYGRERVEKGSLPAFIQHLPGLGWGGFNITMPHKKDILPFLEDVEGEAAVCESVNTVRVEKGRLYGTSTDGPGFHLALQQVGFDVSGAHILILGAGGVTKALAYRLAEGGAEAITVLNRTVSKARDLADFIYGRWDVDTAYGPLDIDEMESWSEDADLVINTTALGMAGFADFPSFAFLEALNPDALVADLIYHPRPTSLLAAAQELELTTLDGLPMLINQAIYAFEFMTGLAAPKDAFLVAGNALKAHGVFQSH
- a CDS encoding GNAT family N-acetyltransferase; its protein translation is MFQGKWSAGRADAQDALDLRMEVFVEEQGFAREVELDEYDDMALHALVYEDGQCVATGRLIFKGDRFYVGRVAVKKAYRGQGFGDLVMRMILFRAEQMGVTKLYLHAQLLAMGFYEKLGFKKVGGTFLEEGAPHQEMMLELKDFDWHAHCREFSAQS
- a CDS encoding phosphatase PAP2 family protein, whose amino-acid sequence is MEVIAAVQSIASPFWDAFFEAVTRLAEDGPALFILALLLWCIDHRGGMRIALTFAAGAFVTSGLKLIFRIPRPWERYGDALRTLHTSTATGYSFPSGHSTQAASFAGGLAGWAKRGWFTLLMVMLALLVGLSRIYLGAHTLWDVIAGLAIGFGVVPLCGALLDWLEKNHREKLLFIAVIPLFVLGCLGDGNLAKSSGLLSGLLMGYVLMPAIGFQSQAPIWQQVLKMVLGIAVLLALQLGLRALFPGGAFFSTLHYFLLGLWGCAGAPWLFMKLGLTRASRAKR
- a CDS encoding DUF1292 domain-containing protein, which codes for MDEERDVVVFEDEDGNELELDVIDYFNYNGQEYAILMDFSDLDECGCDACGHDHGEECGCDHVEKDVFVMKVVVDGDMEEFIPVEDETMNELEEIVQQRLDSWVEEEDEYDDE
- a CDS encoding YidC/Oxa1 family membrane protein insertase — protein: MYIPLVSDVFGWLIRFLHSFIGNYGWAVIVFTLLVKLLVMPLDLKQRRSMKKMAEVQPKLEALKKKYKDPEKLNQKTMELYKEEKLNPLGGCLPMLVQFIIIFGVFAVLRIIAAEQSLAMIQTVEAGQVWQPESWLWIKNIFQPDSFIDISYYAGHLGDLLRGAVSYVPQAVVPDSVTQLGIFVSSHSAMLTQSAIDAAAANYSTVMGSTIAQYAGQVNGYLILPALALVSQIFSMKFMMANQPAGNESMAKQNKIMQYVMMVFFVWFCATTNAAFALYYTISNVWTMVQYIIMDVIDKRKKAKAAEEGVQQA
- the jag gene encoding RNA-binding cell elongation regulator Jag/EloR; translated protein: MKSVEKSAKNVEEAVDAALFELALTRDDVEIEVLEEGSKGIFGFGSKNARVKVTEKDTFESRAIHFLEKVCSYLDVTPSFHCHREDNILKIQMEGPGMGAVIGHRGETLDALQYLTTLAARRDGFQDEKLMLDAENYRAKREESLVKLANKMAAKCERTGRRVALEPMNPYERRILHFALQDHPTVTTMSEGVEPRRRVIILPKS
- a CDS encoding shikimate kinase: MPIYLTGMPGSGKTVLGRALADRLGRVFIDLDEEIEKTSGRSIPKIFEEDGEDGFRALETEALRGASERTGAVVSTGGGIVLREENWRIMDDTGLVLFIDRPPERIAKDVNPGHRPLLQGDRNKIFDLYRARETLYRGRCHIVIPNAGDAQVALETLVSVALEHPMRL
- a CDS encoding DUF896 domain-containing protein; this translates as MDAVIAADKIERINLLARKKRTMGLTEQELEEQAKLRQEYLQAFRADFTKILETVKIEDEQGKILPLRRKNEA
- the aroQ gene encoding type II 3-dehydroquinate dehydratase; translated protein: MKILVMNGPNLNLLGVREPAIYGVKTLPDIEAMLRRRAKELGTQIDFFQSNHEGELVERLHRAMLEDVDGVVFNAAAYTHTSVALLDAIKATKLKVVEVHLSNVHAREEFRHRSLIAPACVGQIAGFGPLSYLLALEALVSPSFMNSQGAPAQPQSPSKK
- a CDS encoding LiaF transmembrane domain-containing protein, which codes for MKWWPGLALIAVGVLWLLNILGVLTAEIWIFVWPALIIFFGIYTVFRGRNLGFGLLAAAGGVYWLLINLGRAVWDGRVILPAVLIAVGIQILASRLGWKDSSSAEGDAVFTTAEHTAHGGVFTGTEVTAVFGKNVLDLRGYDEIVSGAKVEVNAVFGTVEILVPKGCFVEKKGISCVFGGVSAGHNPSPGPVSIALDGSAVFGGVQIIYA
- a CDS encoding HAD family hydrolase, which gives rise to MSRFTDLLGLRKDCEVIELSACSDGFHQVGRQGVEMVVTQPDRKVEYIVYSDRVLAYVKSASGYPAYYPVEETHLERPVKAVLMDLDGTTVKSESFWMWIIEMTCQSLMGDSKFSLEESDIPHVSGHSVTEHLLYCINKYCPGKPIAEARNFYFEHTHREMNAILEGRGRAGAFTPAEGIKDFLMELKGRGVRLGLVTSGLYEKAYPEILSAFETLGMGKPEDFYDCIISAGYPLQKGSCGTLGELSPKPHPWLYAETGAVGLGMERRDRHHVVGIEDSAAGVHAIKLAGYVTVGIGGGNIQKSGTVGLCDAYCQNFSEILNLLFEA